In the genome of Pseudomonas sp. Teo4, the window AGGACTACTTCGGCTTCGTCGACGAGCGCAAGGTGGGGGCAGGGCGGTTGAAAAGCGATTTTCGCCTGTTCGTCACCGGTGAAGATGGCGCCGCCAAGGCGGGCAAGGTCGACAACCGCAACACCGCGCTGATGCTCACCTATGCCTGGGCCAGCCACAGCCTGGGTGTGGGCTACATGCGCCTGGATGGCGATACGGCGATGCCTTACCTGTATGGCACCGAGCCGCTGGTGATCACCGAGGGCACCTTGAGCTCGGAGTTTCTCAACCCGAAGGAGCGCAGCTGGCAGGTCAAGTTCGACCAGGACTTTGCGCCATTCGGGGTACCGGGGCTCAAGGGCATGTTGCGCTATGTGCGCGGCGACAACATCGAACTGGCCAAGTTTGGCGGCACTGGCCTGAACGAGAGCGAGAAGGATGTGGAGCTGTCGTACACGGTGCAGCAAGGCACGTTCAAGGGCGTGGCGCTGCGCCTGCGTCATGCCTGGTACCGCAATGACTTTGCGGCGGGGGCGAGCCACCGGGATGACAACGAGCTACGGGTGAATGTGGATTACACCGTCAAGCTGTGGTGAGTTTTGCGGGATTAGTTGTTGTTGATTCAGTGAAATTCCCTGTGGGAGCGGGTTTACCCGCGAATGGGTCGCTGAGCCCGCCGCCGCATTTGCGGGTAAACCCGCTCCCACAGGGGCTCATCCAAACCGGATGGGCGATGTGCTTTTCCATCACCGCCGAGCCGACAGCTGCTGCGGTGCCAGAAACGCCCCATGGAAGTAGTTGCGCACCGCCTGCATCGCTGGGCTGAATGCCCGCCCACGGTGCCAGGCCAGCCCCACGCTCATGGGCGTGACCGGGTCGCTGATGGTGACGGTTTCGATCCGCTTGCCCTCCAGTGACCAGGGACGATGCACCAGGTCGGACAAGATCGCCACACCGCTACCGTTGGCCACCATGCTGCGCACTGCTTCGACCGAGCTGGTGCGCACACGCACGCGTGGCCGCTGCCCAGCCTGCTCCCAATACCGCAGGGCACTTTGCTCGGCTTCGTCCACGGTCAGCTGGATGTACGGCTCGTCAGCCACATCCGCCAGGCTCACCGCCGAGCGCTCGCACAACGGGTGATGGCTGGGCAGCCACAGCCGGCGCTCGGAGTTGAACAGGGTCTCGGACACGATGTCCGGGTGGGTGAGGTTGGCGGTCAGCACCACAGCCATGTCGAAGTCACCCTCCAGCAAGCCTTGTTCGATGGCGCTGCGCTCTTGCTCGTGCACTTCCAGCGTCACGTCCGGATGCCAATGCTCCAGGCGCTGCAGGTGGTGTGGCAGGAAGTAGCCAATCACCGTGTAGCTGGCGGCCAGGCGCAATACCCCGCTGGCGCGCAGGTCGGGCAGCGGGCTGTTCAGCGCGTCATCGACGCTGCGCAAAATTACATAGGCGCGGTTGAGAAAATGCCGGCCCGCCTCGGTCAGCGTCATGCCCTGGGCCGAGCGCTGGAACAACAGCGCACCGAGCATTGCCTCCAGCTCCTTGATAGCGGTGGTTACCGCAGACTGGGAGATGTTGAGGTGGATCGCCGCCTGGGAAATCTGGCCGATTTCGGCAGTGGCGACGAAGTAGCGAACCTGGCGCAGGGTCAGTGACACGACGTGCTCCTGTTGTATCTGTTTTTCAGAAGACACCCTATCTGTTTATAAATCTTCCCAAGGGGTCAGGGAGAATCTAACGTGGCTGGCATGCAGTCACAAGCGCCAGGAGAACAGGGTATGCATGCGGTGGATTTCAACTCTGACATGGGGGAAGGCTTTGGCCCGTGGACCATCGGCGACGGTGTCGACAACGAGCTGATGGCGTTTATCAGTTCGGCCAACATCGCCACCGGCTTCCATGCTGGCGACCCCAGTACCATGCGTCGCACCGTGGCGCGGGCCAAGGCATTGGGTGTGGCGGTCGGTGCCCACCCAGGCTTTCGTGACCTTGTGGGCTTCGGCCGCCGCCACATCAACGCGCCGGCTCAGGAGTTGGTCGACGACATGCTCTACCAACTGGGTGCGCTACGTGAAATTGCCCGTGCCCAGGGCGTAACCTTGCAGCACATCAAGCCCCATGGCGCGCTGTACATGCACCTTGCCCGTGACGAAGAGGCTGCGCGCCTGCTGGTCGAAAACCTCCAGGTGATCGAGCCTGAGTTGTTGCTGTATTGCATGCCCGGCTCGGTGATCTGCCGTATCGCCCAGGACCTCGGGCAGCCGGTGGTGCGTGAGTTCTACGCTGATCGTGAATACGACATGAGTGGCTCCATCGTGTTTACCCGCCATGTGCGCGGCTATGAGCCCCAGCGGGTCGCCGAGCGGGTCCTGCGGGCCTGCCAGGAAGGCGTGGTGCGCACGGTCGAAGGCCAGGACCTGGCTATCAGTTTCGATTCCATTTGCCTGCACAGCGACACGCCCGGCGCCCTTGACCTGGTCGAGGCCACCCGCAAGGCACTGGACGGGGCCGGCATCACGGTGCGTGCACCGCGCTGAGCACTGCGGTACCCGGCGCCGACAAGCCGGGGCCGCCCGAAGCACTGAATTTCGCCTGCCTTTGTATAAAGATTCCAAAAAGGAACAGAGATGGCCGAGCCGCATGCAACTTCCCCGATTCGCTACAGCTTTGGTGCCGACGAGCACTTGTTTGCCGAGGTCAGTGACAGCATGTCGCTGGAGGCTTTCTTCAAGGGCATGGCCGTCACCCGTGCGGTGGAGCGCCTGGCGCTCGACGGTGTGCTCGACGTGTGCCTGGCCAACGCCTCGTTCCAGGTCCGCTTCGACCCCGACCGCATAGCCCCGCAGGCGCTGCTGGAGGCGGTACGTGGTGCCGAGGCCGAAGCGGTGGCCGAGCGCTCGCTGCACACGCGGATCATCGAGATTCCAGTGCTGTACAACGACCCCTGGACCCACGAAACCCTGATGCGCTTTCGTGACCGTCACCAGGACCCGAACAGCACCGACCTTGAGTATGCGGCGCGGGTCAACGGCCTGGCCGATGTCGAGGCATTCATCGCCGCGCACAGCGGCGCGCCCTGGTTCGTGTCCATGGTCGGCTTCGTTGCCGGTTTGCCGTTCATGTTCCAGATGGTCGAGCGCGAACGGCAGTTGCAGGTGCCCAAGTACCTGCGTCCGCGCACCGATACGCCGAAGCTGACCCTCGGCCATGGCGGGTGTTTCGGCTGCATCTACTCGGTGCGCGGGGCAGGGGGCTACCAGATGTTCGGTGTGACTCCGGCGCCGATCTATGACCCGCAGCAAAGCCTGGCCTACCTCAAGGAGCACATGGTGTTCTTCCGTCCAGGCGACATCGTGCAGTTCAAGCCCATCGATCGGGCCACTTACGACCAGGCGGTGTCCGATGTAGAGGAAGGGCGCTTCAACCTGCGCATCCGGCCCGTGGAGTTTTCCCTTGATGCCTTCCTGGCCGACCCGGTGGGCTACCCCAAATCGCTGCAGGAGGTGCTGGCATGATCAAGGTGCTCAAACCTGGCCTGGCCACTTCAGTACAGGACCTTGGCCGTGAGGGTTACTACCATCTGGGCATCCCGCCCTCCGGCGCGCTGGACCAGTATGCCCTGAGCGCAGTCAACCACCTGGTCGGCAACCCGGCAGGTGCCGCGGGGCTTGAGTGTGCCCTGGTGGGGCCGGAGCTGGAGTTCCAGCACGATGCTCTGGTGGCGGTGTGTGGGGCGCAGATGCCGGTGCTGCTGGATGGCCGCCTGCAGCCCCCAGACACGGCGTTCGCGGTCCGCGCCGGGCAGGTGCTGCGGTTCGGCTTCCCCACGGCGGGTGCGCGCGCTTACCTGGCGGTGGCGGGCGGTATCCAGGTGCCCGAGGTGCTTGGCAGCCGCTCGACTTACGCATTGGGGGCGCTGGGCGGCTTTCACGGTCGCAAGCTGCTCGCCGGCGATGTGCTGCCGGTCGGCGTACCCAGTGGCAAATCCAGGGCGGGTGCGAGCTTGCCCATGGCGCTGCGTCAGTCGCTGGGTGGCGAGGTGGTGCTGAGGGTGGTGCCGGGGCTGTACTTCCACCGTCTGACCGAGGCGGCGGCGAAGAGCTTCTTCACCGATGCCTGGACAGTGGGTTCCGAGGCCGACCGTATCGGTTACCGCTACAAAGGCGGGAGTGCGCTGAGCTTCCAGCCGCGTGAGCAACCTTTTGGCGCCGGGTCGGACCCATCGAATATCGTCGACAGCTGCTACCCCATTGGCTCGATCCAGGTGCCGGCGGGGCTGGAACCGATCATTCTGCACCGGGACGCGGTGTCAGGTGGCGGGTACGCCATGATTGGCACGGTCATCAGCGCCGACCTCGACCTGATCGGGCAGATGCAGCCGAACCAGCAGGCACGCTTCCTGGCTGTCAGCCTTGAAGATGCATTGGAGGCGCGGCGCTCTTACAAGAAGAAACTTGCCTGCCTGGGTCGATTGTTTGGCGGCTGAGTTCTATTTGCTGGACGCGGGGTTGATCTGCTTGCCCCGCTGTCCCGCTACTTCCTGCGCCTGACCATCCCGCTGCTTGCCCTGGCGTGCCAGGCCCTCCAACTGCGGAATCAGCATCCCCTCCGGCAAATGCCGCCAGAACCGCCCCGGCATGTGCATGCGCAAGGCATCGGGGTTCAGCCGCGCAGGGTTGAAGGTGTGACGGTAATAGGTGCGCCACAGTTCGGCGTCCGGGTCATCGGCGTTGCGCGCCCACTGCTGCCAGTCCGGTGGGCAACGGCGTTGGTAGTCGAAGTGCTGGCCGTCGAAACGAATGCCATCCTGGGGCGTTGCGATCAGCCAGCGTTGGCGACCCAGGCGGTCGGCGAAGTGCGCACTGGCAGTTTCAAGAATATCGTGTGCCGGCTCATGGTAAGCCACCAGGTCCAGTTGCAACTGCGCGGCCAGCGTTTCGGGCAACGGCACGAAACGCACGAAGGCATGCAGGTGATGCGCTTCACGACTGACTTGCTTGATCCGACGGTGCAATTCGCTGCCCAGACGGTCGCCCGCAAGCATGGCAGTGCGGTCGCCGTGGGCCACGCGCCAGAGCACTTCGTAGAGCAGATTCCAGCGTTGCTCGCCGCGGTAGCGAGCGGCTTGTTTAAGCTGTGTCAGCAGCTCGGGCGGTACCCGTGCGCGAAACGGGCCGGGGCCTTCGGGCAGGGGTGTCGGTAGCGCCAGCAGGTCACCCATCGGCCCCTGGGCCCAGGTCACCTCGGCCGGGTCGATGCCATGGCCAAGCAGGGTTCGGGCCTGGCCGCGCCAGGTGGCGAAGTGGTTGTCGCAGTCGAGCGCGATCATCCCCACAACCCCATCTGCACCGGTGCCTGGGGTTCACGCAGGCGAGCCCGCAGCAGGCCACTGCGCAACTCGGCCTGCGCGGGCCGGTAGTCGCTGGTGACGATGAACGGCCGCGCCTTGTCCAGCACGCAGCGCAGCTGGATCAGGTCGTCGTAGCGGATGCGCCGCTCCCGGCGCAGCGCCACCAGCCGTTGCACGCTGCGCAGGCCAATGCCGGGAATGCGTGCCAGCAGGGCCGGTTCAGCGCGGTTCACATCCAGCGGGAACACCTCGCGGTTGGCCAGCGCCCAGGCCAGCTTGGGGTCGATGTCCAGCGCCAGGTTGGCGTCCTGGCCCAGCAGTTCGCCGGCCTTGTAACCGTAACCTCTGAGCAGAAAGTCGGCCTGGTACAGGCGATGCTCGCGCAGCAGTGGTGGCGCCGCCAGCGGCACGCTGTTGGGGCTGTCCGGAATCGGGCTGAACGCCGAGTAATACACGCGCTTGAGTCCATAACCCTGGTAGAGCGCCTCGGCGTTGCGCAGCAAGGTGCTGTCGTCGGTGGCATCGGCGCCGACGATCACCTGGGTGCTTTGCCCGGCCGGGGTGAAGCGCGGGGCCTTGGGTTCGTTGGCCACGGCCTGTTGCCCCTGATGGATCACCCCCATCGCCTGGCGGATGGTATGCGCGTGTTTTTCCGGTGCCAGGCGTTTGAGGCTGGCGTCGGTGGGCAGCTCGATATTGACGCTCAGGCGGTCGGCCAGGCGTCCGGCTTCCTCGATCAGCAGAGGGTCGGCATCGGGGATGGTCTTGAGGTGGATGTAACCACGGAAGTTATGCGTTTCCCGCAGTAGCCGGGCCACTCGGATCAGCTGCTCCATGGTGTAGTCGGCCGAGCGGATGATGCCCGAGCTCAGGAACAGGCCGCTGATGCAATTACGCCGGTAGAAGTCCAGGGTCAGGCGCACCACTTCCTCAGGCGTGAAACGGGCACGGGGAACGTTGCTGGAGCGGCGATTGACGCAGTACTGGCAGTCATACAGGCAAAAATTGGTCAGCAGCACCTTGAGCAGCGAAACGCAGCGTCCATCGGGGGTAAAGCTGTGGCAGATACCCGTGCCATTGGTTGCCCCCAGGCCATCGCCGCCACGCGAATTGCGCTTGGGCGCACCGCTGCTGGCGCAGGAGGCGTCGTACTTGGCGGCGTCGGCGAGGATGCCGAGTTTGGCGATGAGTTGCATGGCGCTGTTCTCGTGATACTGAGTATTCATACAGTATTTTGAGAATGCCCGGTTTGCAAGTGATGCCCGACTAAAACCCTCAGCTAAGCTTGTGCAGGACTTCAGGCGACGGACCGACCCCAGGATGCTGGTGTCGGTAAACGGAAAGGAAACCCTACGGATCACAGCAAGGTGTGTACGGCCTTGCGGGAGCGAACATGAAGATCACGATCAAGTCGAGATGGCTGATTGCCGGCCTGACGCTGGCCTGCGGCATGCTAGGTGCCCAGGCCGCCGAGACCAAGCGGGTCGACGTGCTGTTGGTGGGTGGCGGCATCATGAGTTCGACCTTGGCCATCTGGCTCAACGAACTGGAGCCGGGCTGGTCGATGGAGATGGTCGAGCGCCTGGACAAGGTGGCCGAGGAAAGCTCCAACGGCTGGAACAACGCTGGCACTGGGCATTCGGCCCTGGCCGAACTGAACTACACCCCGGAGAAAGACGGCAAGATCGACATCAGCAAGGCGGTGGAGATCAATGAATCGTTCCAGATCACCCGGCAGTTTCTGGCCTGGCAGGTCAAGCAGGGGGTGCTGAAGAACCCGCATTCGTTCATCAACACCACGCCGCACATGAGCTTTGTCTGGGGCGACGATAACATCCGTTTCCTGAAGAAACGCTACGAAGCGCTGCAGGCCAGCCCTCTGTTCAAGCCCATGCAGTATTCCGAGGACCACGAGCAGATCCGCAAGTGGGTGCCGCTGATGATGGAGGGGCGCGACCCCAATCAGAAGCTGGCCGTCACCTGGACGCCTATCGGCACGGACGTCAATTTTGGCGAGATCACCCGGCAATACGTGGGCTACCTGAAAACCCGCCCGAATTTCGACCTCAAGCTGTCGACCGAAGTGGAGAGCATCACGCGCAACGAAGATGGCTCCTGGCACGTCGAGTACAAGAACCTCAAGGATGGCAGCTCCGCGGCCACCGACACCAAGTTCCTGTTCATCGGCGCCGGTGGTGCCGCGTTGCCGCTGCTGCAGAAATCGGGCATCGACGAAGCCAAGGATTATGCAGGCTTCCCGGTGGGGGGCTCGTTCCTGGTGACCGACAACCCAGCCCTCGCCCAGCGCCACATGGCCAAGGCCTATGGCATTGCCGCGACCGGCGCTCCGCCGATGTCGGTGCCGCACCTGGACACCCGGGTGCTCGACGGCAAGCGCATGATCCTGTTCGGGCCGTTCGCGACGTTCTCCACCAAGTTCCTCAAGCAGGGCTCATTGCTTGACCTGTTCGCCAGCGTCAGCGTGCACAACACCTGGCCGATGGTGCGGGTGGGCGTGCGTGAATTCGACCTGGTGCAATACCTGATTGGCCAGGTGCTGCAATCGGACGATGACCGTTTCGAGGCGCTGCGCACCTACTTCCCTGAAGCGAAGAAGGAGGACTGGCGCCTGTGGCAGGCCGGCCAGCGGGTGCAGATCATCAAGAAGGACGAGAACCAGGGCGGCGTGCTCAAGCTCGGTACCGAGATCGTCACCTCCAAGGATGGCAGCATCGCTGGGCTGCTGGGGGCATCGCCGGGCGCTTCGACCGCGCCGCCGATCATGCTCGATCTGCTGAACAAGGTATTCAAGGACAAGGTTGCCTCCGCGCCGTGGCAGAAGAAGATCAAGCAGATCATTCCGTCGTACGGCATTCGCCTGAATGACCATCCGGACAAGGTGCTGGAGGAATGGAGCTACACCAACGAAGTGTTGCAGCTCGACCCGCCATCCGCTGCCGGTACGCCTTGAGCCTCAGGGTTGGGCCGCGGCCCACACCTGCTGGCGAAACCAGCGCCGCATCGGGTCTGCATGGGTCCGCTCGTGCCAGATCTGCATCACCTCCACCTGCGGCAGCGCCAATGGTAGCGGGTGAAAGCACAGGTCCTGATCGCGCTCGGTGGCTTCCTCTGCCACCGAGCGCAGGCAGGTGAGCAGCAGGTCGGTACCCCGTACGAGCCTTGCCGGCGCCAGGAAACTGGAAAGCCCCGCCACCACCTTGCGGCTGCGCCCCTGGGCGTGCAAGGCGCGGTCGACCAGGCCGTCGAGGTCGCCTGTCAGCGTAGTCAGCAGGTGATCGCAGCGCAGAAACCCATCCAGGTCCAGACCTTGGGCCAGGTGCGGGTTGTGTTTCCACGCCAATACCACGAAGTCCTCACTGAGCAGACGCTGCTGGTGGAAGGTGTCTGGCAGGTCGGTGTAAAAGCCGGCGATGGCCAGGTCGCAACTGCCTTTCTCCAGCGCCTCGCGGGGGAGCTGGCCGCGGGTGTTATGGGTGATCAGCACCAGGTTCGGCGCTTGTTCGCGCAGAACCGGCAGCAGTTTTGGCAGCAAGGTCTGCTCGATGTAGTCGGTGCTGTACAGGTGCAGCCGGGCAGGGCGGGCGAGGAAGTCCTGGCCATCGCAGCGCTCGTAGAACGCTTCCAGCCCCTCCACCAGCCGTTGTACCTCGGGCGCCAGTTCGTGGGCCCGTGGCGTTGGGGTAAGGCCACGGGGGGCGCGGACGAACAGTGGGTCGCCAAACTGGTGGCGCAACTTGTTGAGCTTGTGGCTGAGTGCGGGCTGGCTCAGGGCCATGCGCTCGGCGGCAAGGGTGGCATTGCGCTCCTGGTACAGCACGTGGAACAGGTGCAGCAGGTTCAGGTCTTTGTTGCTGATATTCATTTTGCGAATCACAGACATGAAAGCTTTCGAATAAACGAATCATAGCGCGCTGGGTAGGATGGGCCCACTTTTCGCTTGATCGGGAGATCGCTGCATGAACAAGACATTTACCCTGGCGCTGGCCGTGGCGGGCGCATTGCTTGCCGGCACCGTCAATGCCGCACCTAAAGGTGAAGTGCTGGTGCTGCTGTCCAGCGAGCACCAGCTGCC includes:
- a CDS encoding 5-oxoprolinase subunit PxpA, which produces MHAVDFNSDMGEGFGPWTIGDGVDNELMAFISSANIATGFHAGDPSTMRRTVARAKALGVAVGAHPGFRDLVGFGRRHINAPAQELVDDMLYQLGALREIARAQGVTLQHIKPHGALYMHLARDEEAARLLVENLQVIEPELLLYCMPGSVICRIAQDLGQPVVREFYADREYDMSGSIVFTRHVRGYEPQRVAERVLRACQEGVVRTVEGQDLAISFDSICLHSDTPGALDLVEATRKALDGAGITVRAPR
- a CDS encoding TIGR03915 family putative DNA repair protein, translated to MGMIALDCDNHFATWRGQARTLLGHGIDPAEVTWAQGPMGDLLALPTPLPEGPGPFRARVPPELLTQLKQAARYRGEQRWNLLYEVLWRVAHGDRTAMLAGDRLGSELHRRIKQVSREAHHLHAFVRFVPLPETLAAQLQLDLVAYHEPAHDILETASAHFADRLGRQRWLIATPQDGIRFDGQHFDYQRRCPPDWQQWARNADDPDAELWRTYYRHTFNPARLNPDALRMHMPGRFWRHLPEGMLIPQLEGLARQGKQRDGQAQEVAGQRGKQINPASSK
- a CDS encoding biotin-dependent carboxyltransferase family protein, coding for MIKVLKPGLATSVQDLGREGYYHLGIPPSGALDQYALSAVNHLVGNPAGAAGLECALVGPELEFQHDALVAVCGAQMPVLLDGRLQPPDTAFAVRAGQVLRFGFPTAGARAYLAVAGGIQVPEVLGSRSTYALGALGGFHGRKLLAGDVLPVGVPSGKSRAGASLPMALRQSLGGEVVLRVVPGLYFHRLTEAAAKSFFTDAWTVGSEADRIGYRYKGGSALSFQPREQPFGAGSDPSNIVDSCYPIGSIQVPAGLEPIILHRDAVSGGGYAMIGTVISADLDLIGQMQPNQQARFLAVSLEDALEARRSYKKKLACLGRLFGG
- a CDS encoding LysR family transcriptional regulator, with the translated sequence MSLTLRQVRYFVATAEIGQISQAAIHLNISQSAVTTAIKELEAMLGALLFQRSAQGMTLTEAGRHFLNRAYVILRSVDDALNSPLPDLRASGVLRLAASYTVIGYFLPHHLQRLEHWHPDVTLEVHEQERSAIEQGLLEGDFDMAVVLTANLTHPDIVSETLFNSERRLWLPSHHPLCERSAVSLADVADEPYIQLTVDEAEQSALRYWEQAGQRPRVRVRTSSVEAVRSMVANGSGVAILSDLVHRPWSLEGKRIETVTISDPVTPMSVGLAWHRGRAFSPAMQAVRNYFHGAFLAPQQLSARR
- a CDS encoding LysR family transcriptional regulator; translated protein: MNISNKDLNLLHLFHVLYQERNATLAAERMALSQPALSHKLNKLRHQFGDPLFVRAPRGLTPTPRAHELAPEVQRLVEGLEAFYERCDGQDFLARPARLHLYSTDYIEQTLLPKLLPVLREQAPNLVLITHNTRGQLPREALEKGSCDLAIAGFYTDLPDTFHQQRLLSEDFVVLAWKHNPHLAQGLDLDGFLRCDHLLTTLTGDLDGLVDRALHAQGRSRKVVAGLSSFLAPARLVRGTDLLLTCLRSVAEEATERDQDLCFHPLPLALPQVEVMQIWHERTHADPMRRWFRQQVWAAAQP
- a CDS encoding putative DNA modification/repair radical SAM protein, which produces MQLIAKLGILADAAKYDASCASSGAPKRNSRGGDGLGATNGTGICHSFTPDGRCVSLLKVLLTNFCLYDCQYCVNRRSSNVPRARFTPEEVVRLTLDFYRRNCISGLFLSSGIIRSADYTMEQLIRVARLLRETHNFRGYIHLKTIPDADPLLIEEAGRLADRLSVNIELPTDASLKRLAPEKHAHTIRQAMGVIHQGQQAVANEPKAPRFTPAGQSTQVIVGADATDDSTLLRNAEALYQGYGLKRVYYSAFSPIPDSPNSVPLAAPPLLREHRLYQADFLLRGYGYKAGELLGQDANLALDIDPKLAWALANREVFPLDVNRAEPALLARIPGIGLRSVQRLVALRRERRIRYDDLIQLRCVLDKARPFIVTSDYRPAQAELRSGLLRARLREPQAPVQMGLWG
- the mqo gene encoding malate dehydrogenase (quinone), producing MKITIKSRWLIAGLTLACGMLGAQAAETKRVDVLLVGGGIMSSTLAIWLNELEPGWSMEMVERLDKVAEESSNGWNNAGTGHSALAELNYTPEKDGKIDISKAVEINESFQITRQFLAWQVKQGVLKNPHSFINTTPHMSFVWGDDNIRFLKKRYEALQASPLFKPMQYSEDHEQIRKWVPLMMEGRDPNQKLAVTWTPIGTDVNFGEITRQYVGYLKTRPNFDLKLSTEVESITRNEDGSWHVEYKNLKDGSSAATDTKFLFIGAGGAALPLLQKSGIDEAKDYAGFPVGGSFLVTDNPALAQRHMAKAYGIAATGAPPMSVPHLDTRVLDGKRMILFGPFATFSTKFLKQGSLLDLFASVSVHNTWPMVRVGVREFDLVQYLIGQVLQSDDDRFEALRTYFPEAKKEDWRLWQAGQRVQIIKKDENQGGVLKLGTEIVTSKDGSIAGLLGASPGASTAPPIMLDLLNKVFKDKVASAPWQKKIKQIIPSYGIRLNDHPDKVLEEWSYTNEVLQLDPPSAAGTP
- a CDS encoding allophanate hydrolase subunit 1 encodes the protein MAEPHATSPIRYSFGADEHLFAEVSDSMSLEAFFKGMAVTRAVERLALDGVLDVCLANASFQVRFDPDRIAPQALLEAVRGAEAEAVAERSLHTRIIEIPVLYNDPWTHETLMRFRDRHQDPNSTDLEYAARVNGLADVEAFIAAHSGAPWFVSMVGFVAGLPFMFQMVERERQLQVPKYLRPRTDTPKLTLGHGGCFGCIYSVRGAGGYQMFGVTPAPIYDPQQSLAYLKEHMVFFRPGDIVQFKPIDRATYDQAVSDVEEGRFNLRIRPVEFSLDAFLADPVGYPKSLQEVLA